One genomic region from Acidimicrobiales bacterium encodes:
- a CDS encoding ABC transporter ATP-binding protein, whose product MANAIEVRGVSKRFRLNTERHSSLKERVINIGRRKPAEEFWALRDIEFDVEEGHTVGLLGHNGSGKSTLLKCTGGILQPTTGEIRTRGRLASLLELGAGFHPDLTGRENVYLNASILGMSRRDIDIRFDDIVGFAELEQFIDQQVKHYSSGMYVRLGFAVATNVEPDLLLVDEVLAVGDEAFQRKCLDRIKTFQKQGRTIVFVTHGADLVRQLCDRAVVLDHGRLVIEGTPSEAVRTFRERLLLGATEAAEGADGAKDDAPAHDQRVRITEVSIDYPEDGRPYVRNGEPLTVRVAYEAATAVPDAIFVMSLHGQDGHIVYGNNTWAEGIRLPPLKGAGEISFTFVSTPLLEGTYPLTVGVHGLEGGVVFDWREQQHHVDVINVEGKHTWGVVDVPFRVGLDKMALAAGHTIEEATRP is encoded by the coding sequence ATGGCGAACGCGATCGAGGTGCGGGGCGTCTCCAAGCGCTTCCGGCTGAACACCGAGCGCCACTCGTCGCTGAAGGAGCGCGTCATCAACATCGGGCGGCGCAAGCCGGCCGAGGAGTTCTGGGCGCTGCGCGACATCGAGTTCGACGTGGAGGAGGGCCACACCGTCGGCCTCCTCGGTCACAACGGGTCGGGGAAGTCCACCCTGTTGAAGTGCACCGGCGGCATCCTCCAGCCCACCACCGGCGAGATCCGCACCCGCGGCCGGCTGGCCTCGCTGCTGGAGCTCGGTGCCGGCTTCCACCCCGACCTCACCGGCCGAGAGAACGTCTACCTCAACGCCTCCATCCTCGGGATGTCACGGCGCGACATCGACATCCGCTTCGACGACATCGTCGGCTTCGCCGAGCTCGAGCAGTTCATCGACCAGCAGGTGAAGCACTACTCGTCGGGCATGTACGTGCGCCTCGGGTTCGCGGTGGCCACCAACGTCGAACCCGACCTCCTGCTCGTCGACGAGGTCCTGGCTGTCGGCGACGAGGCCTTCCAGCGCAAGTGCCTCGACAGGATCAAGACGTTCCAGAAGCAGGGCCGCACCATCGTCTTCGTGACCCACGGCGCTGACCTCGTCCGCCAGCTCTGCGACCGGGCGGTGGTGCTCGACCACGGCCGCCTCGTGATCGAGGGCACGCCGAGCGAGGCGGTGCGGACCTTCCGCGAGCGCCTCCTCCTCGGCGCCACCGAGGCCGCCGAAGGCGCCGACGGCGCGAAGGACGACGCTCCGGCCCACGACCAGCGGGTGCGCATCACCGAGGTCAGCATCGACTACCCCGAGGACGGTCGGCCCTACGTCCGCAACGGCGAACCCCTCACCGTCCGGGTGGCCTACGAGGCCGCCACGGCCGTGCCCGACGCCATCTTCGTCATGTCGCTGCATGGCCAGGACGGCCACATCGTCTACGGGAACAACACCTGGGCGGAGGGCATCCGCCTGCCGCCGCTGAAGGGCGCCGGCGAGATCTCGTTCACCTTCGTGTCGACGCCGCTGCTGGAGGGCACCTACCCGCTCACCGTCGGGGTCCACGGCCTCGAGGGTGGTGTGGTGTTCGACTGGCGTGAGCAACAGCACCACGTCGACGTCATCAACGTCGAGGGCAAGCACACCTGGGGCGTGGTCGACGTGCCCTTCCGCGTGGGCCTCGACAAGATGGCCCTCGCGGCCGGACACACCATCGAGGAGGCGACCCGCCCATGA
- a CDS encoding glycosyltransferase, whose protein sequence is MPPAVHQLIPSFTPRSAVGNHTLQVRALLHELGVRSEVYVGEASREVVGISRPFREYEGAPGDVLLYQASTGSALADFVRTRDERLVVNYHNITPSAMFAPWEPHVAAELVAGRRQVADLAARTTIAIADSSYNAGELDAFGYRNTTVVPILLDTATFERAVDTAALDRLRSAGARGATWLFVGRVAPNKAQHDLMKALAVYRRTYDPHARLVLVGGSSSHAYWTALESYRAALQLDDAVTFAGDVTDGELAAHYRAADVFVCASEHEGFCVPLLEAMHHELPIVAYASTAVPETLGDGGICIPSKAPTTFAAAVHRVLSDRALVDALAAAGRARLADFALDRTRAAFAVALAPVLDGQG, encoded by the coding sequence ATGCCGCCTGCGGTCCACCAGCTGATCCCGTCGTTCACGCCGCGCTCGGCGGTGGGCAACCACACCCTGCAGGTGCGGGCTCTGCTCCACGAGCTCGGGGTCCGCTCCGAGGTCTACGTCGGCGAGGCCAGCCGCGAGGTGGTCGGCATCTCCCGGCCGTTCCGCGAGTACGAGGGTGCGCCCGGCGACGTGCTGCTGTACCAGGCGTCCACCGGCAGCGCCCTGGCGGACTTCGTCCGGACGAGGGACGAGCGCCTCGTCGTCAACTACCACAACATCACCCCTTCCGCGATGTTCGCCCCGTGGGAGCCCCACGTAGCGGCCGAGCTCGTCGCCGGCCGCCGGCAGGTCGCCGACCTCGCCGCCCGCACCACCATCGCCATCGCCGACTCCTCCTACAACGCCGGCGAGCTCGACGCCTTCGGCTACCGGAACACCACGGTGGTACCGATCCTGCTCGACACCGCCACCTTCGAGCGGGCCGTCGACACCGCCGCCCTCGACCGGCTGCGGTCGGCGGGCGCCAGGGGGGCGACGTGGCTCTTCGTCGGGCGGGTGGCCCCCAACAAGGCCCAGCACGACCTGATGAAGGCGCTGGCGGTGTACCGGCGGACCTACGACCCCCACGCCCGGCTCGTCCTCGTGGGCGGCTCGTCCTCCCACGCCTACTGGACGGCGCTGGAGTCCTACCGCGCCGCCCTGCAGCTCGACGACGCGGTCACCTTCGCCGGCGACGTCACCGACGGCGAGCTGGCGGCCCACTACCGGGCGGCCGACGTCTTCGTGTGCGCCTCTGAGCACGAGGGGTTCTGCGTGCCGCTCCTCGAGGCCATGCACCACGAGCTGCCGATCGTGGCGTACGCGTCGACCGCGGTGCCCGAGACGCTCGGCGACGGCGGCATCTGCATTCCGTCGAAGGCCCCCACCACGTTCGCGGCCGCCGTCCACCGAGTGCTGTCGGACCGGGCGCTGGTCGATGCCCTGGCCGCCGCCGGGCGTGCCCGCTTGGCCGACTTCGCCCTCGACCGGACCCGCGCCGCCTTCGCCGTCGCGCTGGCGCCGGTGCTGGACGGCCAGGGGTGA
- a CDS encoding glycosyltransferase family 4 protein: MNTGAVHQFVPALERGAVGGHLLEVRHLARELGLRSEAFAEHVRPEMASVGHSFTDYGGRVPARPDDVLLYHSAIGSSVADFVLQRPERLAVDYHNITPERFFSAWEPSVTYGLSWGRSQLASLAARAELGIADSAHNESELRALRYRRTTVVPILLDLETFDVEADPRTLEELSDGGGAAWLFVGRVAPNKCHHDIIKAFAVHRRTYDPAATLRLVGASSSDTYVESLRDYVAALQLDDAVLITGAVSPAELSAHYRAADVFVCLSEHEGFCVPLLEAMHHGLPIVAYASTAVPETLGGAGLCLEAKGAELVAAAVDRVVRDGELRCGLVAAGRARLADFDLRVTRARMTAALESLVGA, from the coding sequence GTGAACACCGGCGCCGTGCACCAGTTCGTGCCCGCCCTCGAGCGGGGGGCGGTGGGCGGTCACCTCCTCGAGGTGCGCCACCTGGCCCGGGAGCTCGGCCTCCGCTCCGAAGCCTTTGCCGAACACGTGCGGCCCGAGATGGCGTCGGTGGGCCACTCCTTCACCGACTACGGCGGGCGGGTCCCGGCACGGCCCGACGACGTCCTGCTCTACCACAGCGCCATCGGCTCGAGCGTGGCCGACTTCGTGCTCCAGCGGCCCGAGCGACTCGCCGTCGACTACCACAACATCACCCCCGAGCGGTTCTTCTCGGCGTGGGAGCCGTCGGTCACCTACGGCCTCAGCTGGGGCCGGTCGCAGCTGGCATCGCTGGCGGCGAGGGCCGAGCTGGGCATCGCCGACAGCGCCCACAACGAGTCCGAGCTCCGCGCCCTGCGGTACCGCCGGACCACGGTGGTCCCGATCCTGCTCGACCTCGAGACCTTCGACGTCGAGGCCGATCCGCGCACCCTCGAAGAGCTGAGCGACGGTGGTGGCGCGGCCTGGCTGTTCGTGGGCCGGGTGGCGCCCAACAAGTGCCACCACGACATCATCAAGGCCTTCGCCGTCCACCGGCGCACCTACGACCCCGCTGCCACCCTGCGCCTGGTGGGTGCCTCGTCGTCCGACACCTACGTCGAGTCCCTGCGGGACTACGTCGCCGCCCTCCAGCTCGACGACGCCGTCCTCATCACCGGGGCGGTGTCGCCCGCCGAGCTGTCGGCCCACTACCGGGCGGCCGACGTGTTCGTGTGCCTCTCCGAGCACGAGGGGTTCTGCGTGCCGCTCCTCGAAGCCATGCACCACGGACTGCCGATCGTGGCGTACGCGTCGACCGCCGTGCCCGAGACCCTCGGGGGCGCCGGGCTGTGCCTGGAGGCCAAGGGCGCCGAGCTGGTCGCCGCCGCCGTCGACCGGGTGGTCCGCGACGGCGAGCTCCGCTGTGGACTCGTTGCCGCCGGTCGGGCCCGCCTGGCCGACTTCGACCTTCGGGTCACCAGGGCGCGGATGACAGCCGCCCTCGAGTCGCTGGTCGGCGCATGA
- a CDS encoding glycosyltransferase family 4 protein: MRVDFVVPRYGLEVVGGAEYGARMLAERLVELRGWDVQVLTTCAVSSDTWADEYEDGTTDINGVTVRRFRSLAGRDPGFDRWSDRVLADPRRAAPRDQERWIELQGPVNPDVIEAARRSDAGAIVFYPYLFYPTVHGVPAVGRRAVLQAAAHDEAPLRLPLFRPVFTAAAGLVFHTFGEQDLVQRLFPVAATRQIVLGLGVEEGPGEAEPARAALGIGDRPYLVCVGRVDDGKGTRMLVELFAAYKARRPGPLALVLVGPVIDEPPRHPDVIVAGGVDQETKWGAIRGAVALVNPSAYESFSIVLIEAWTVGVPVLVNARCAATREHCERSGGGLWFDGYAELEVTLDRLLADRDLRSSLAAKGRAYVDGSFRWPVLIERYATFLEGVAAHG, encoded by the coding sequence ATGAGGGTCGACTTCGTCGTCCCCCGCTACGGCCTCGAGGTGGTGGGCGGCGCCGAGTACGGCGCCCGCATGCTGGCCGAGCGCCTGGTCGAGCTCCGGGGCTGGGACGTCCAGGTGCTCACCACCTGCGCCGTCAGCAGCGACACCTGGGCCGACGAGTACGAGGACGGGACCACCGACATCAACGGCGTCACGGTCCGCCGGTTCCGGTCGCTGGCCGGGCGCGACCCGGGCTTCGACCGCTGGTCCGATCGGGTGCTGGCCGACCCGAGGCGAGCTGCGCCCCGCGACCAGGAGCGCTGGATCGAGCTGCAGGGGCCGGTCAACCCCGACGTCATCGAGGCTGCCCGACGGTCGGACGCAGGGGCGATCGTCTTCTACCCCTACCTGTTCTACCCGACGGTGCACGGCGTCCCGGCGGTGGGCCGGCGGGCGGTCCTCCAGGCGGCGGCGCACGACGAGGCACCGCTGCGGCTCCCGCTGTTCCGCCCGGTCTTCACCGCCGCCGCGGGCCTGGTGTTCCACACCTTCGGCGAACAGGACCTGGTGCAGCGGCTCTTCCCCGTCGCCGCCACCCGCCAGATCGTGCTGGGCCTCGGTGTGGAGGAGGGGCCCGGCGAGGCGGAGCCGGCGCGCGCCGCGCTCGGGATCGGCGACCGCCCCTACCTGGTCTGCGTCGGGCGGGTCGACGACGGCAAGGGCACCCGCATGCTCGTGGAGCTCTTCGCCGCCTACAAGGCCCGCCGGCCCGGGCCGCTGGCGCTGGTGCTGGTCGGGCCGGTGATCGACGAGCCGCCCCGCCACCCCGACGTGATCGTCGCCGGTGGCGTCGACCAGGAGACCAAGTGGGGGGCCATCCGCGGGGCGGTGGCGCTGGTGAACCCGTCGGCCTACGAGTCGTTCTCCATCGTCCTCATCGAAGCGTGGACCGTCGGCGTCCCGGTCCTGGTCAACGCCCGGTGCGCCGCCACCCGGGAGCACTGTGAGCGGTCCGGTGGAGGGCTGTGGTTCGACGGCTACGCCGAGCTGGAGGTGACCCTCGACCGCCTGCTCGCCGACCGGGACCTGCGGAGCAGCCTGGCGGCGAAGGGGCGCGCCTACGTCGACGGGAGCTTCCGCTGGCCGGTGCTCATCGAGCGCTACGCCACCTTCCTCGAAGGTGTTGCCGCCCACGGGTGA
- a CDS encoding N-acetylmuramoyl-L-alanine amidase has translation MGRDEHDETGRRDAGLLGRRSLLGGVVAGGALALVGPGPLRPFARASTVNAVLTGPVETTSAPPLPRIITRAEWGADESLRSGSRSFATLRKAFVHHTDIKTVPDPAAHMRAVYRFHTEGRGWSDIGYNFGVDAAGRIYEGRWARAYATGEPHTGEDTAGRGVIGAHAAGFNTGSFGIALLGDFQGEGRSPTADARRAMADLIAWKFARNDLDAHADDPYELPDGSGTVTFPNIAGHRDVGQTSCPGSDMYPLMPQLRDHVADRLLRGLVGYRVLGSDGSFSTFGRTPTFGSTADIGDLPRSGIDGRPVGGAAGTASGFGAWVVGPDGGIYSFGDARFFGSMGGTRLNKPIVGMATTVTGNGYWMVATDGGIFSFGDARFFGSTGNIVLFQPIVGMAAAPSGNGYWMVARDGGVFAFGVAPFLGNPIGRPGFTGPARSIAATPSGQGYWVLDSAGRVHAFGDAPGFGGGIVAGARPAVDLVPIVRP, from the coding sequence GTGGGACGGGACGAGCACGACGAGACAGGCAGGAGGGACGCCGGCCTGCTCGGCCGTCGCTCGCTGCTCGGTGGCGTCGTGGCAGGTGGCGCGCTGGCGCTGGTCGGCCCCGGGCCGCTACGCCCGTTCGCCCGCGCCTCGACCGTCAACGCCGTCCTCACCGGGCCGGTGGAGACCACCTCCGCCCCGCCCCTCCCGCGGATCATCACCCGGGCCGAGTGGGGGGCCGACGAGTCGCTCCGAAGCGGCAGCCGGAGCTTCGCCACCCTCCGCAAGGCCTTCGTGCACCACACCGACATCAAGACGGTGCCCGACCCGGCCGCCCACATGCGCGCCGTCTACCGGTTCCACACCGAGGGCAGGGGATGGTCCGACATCGGCTACAACTTCGGCGTCGACGCCGCCGGGCGGATCTACGAGGGCCGGTGGGCCCGCGCCTACGCCACGGGCGAGCCCCACACCGGTGAGGACACCGCCGGTCGTGGGGTCATCGGCGCTCATGCCGCCGGCTTCAACACCGGCTCGTTCGGCATCGCCCTCCTCGGCGACTTCCAAGGCGAGGGCCGGTCGCCGACCGCCGATGCACGCCGCGCCATGGCCGACCTGATCGCCTGGAAGTTCGCCCGCAACGACCTCGACGCTCACGCCGACGACCCCTACGAGCTGCCCGACGGCTCGGGGACCGTGACGTTCCCCAACATCGCCGGCCACCGCGACGTCGGGCAGACCTCCTGTCCGGGCAGCGACATGTACCCGCTGATGCCGCAGCTGCGGGACCACGTCGCCGACCGGCTCCTCCGCGGGCTCGTCGGCTACCGCGTCCTCGGCAGCGACGGGTCGTTCTCGACCTTCGGGCGCACCCCGACCTTCGGCAGCACCGCCGACATCGGCGACCTGCCCCGGTCGGGGATCGACGGCCGGCCGGTGGGCGGGGCCGCCGGCACCGCCTCGGGGTTCGGTGCCTGGGTGGTCGGGCCCGACGGCGGCATCTACTCCTTCGGCGACGCCCGCTTCTTCGGCTCCATGGGCGGCACCCGCCTCAACAAGCCCATCGTGGGCATGGCCACCACGGTGACGGGCAACGGGTACTGGATGGTCGCCACCGACGGCGGGATCTTCAGCTTCGGCGACGCCCGCTTCTTCGGCAGCACCGGCAACATCGTGCTCTTCCAGCCGATCGTGGGGATGGCGGCGGCGCCGTCCGGCAACGGCTACTGGATGGTTGCCCGAGACGGCGGGGTCTTCGCCTTCGGTGTCGCTCCCTTCCTCGGCAACCCCATCGGGCGCCCGGGCTTCACCGGTCCGGCGCGCTCCATCGCCGCCACGCCGTCGGGCCAGGGCTACTGGGTCCTCGACAGCGCCGGTCGCGTCCACGCCTTCGGTGACGCCCCCGGCTTCGGTGGCGGGATCGTCGCCGGCGCCCGCCCGGCGGTCGACCTCGTGCCCATCGTCCGCCCGTGA
- a CDS encoding S8 family serine peptidase — translation MSDRVRSVRNHLSSAGLAGLLLAVLLVVAPSAASADPVAHDDPALAGAAGRLVVRLDTPAGPAERAAAAARLGGRAAMVVADDTFVVELDAGTVGAKVRQARADPGVVWAEPDSVYRSARLPDDECFPGCDQLTRGQTELGSVGAPDAWNTTTGSSSVVVAVLDTPANVDHPDLSGKVERGPVFTDPGRTCFNATEASHGTAVAGLVGARTNNTTGMSSLGWRTSVVSVGVLDNCGEGRASEIAAGIRWSADHGARVINLSLVGGANSALDDAVTYARASGVLVVAAAGNEGGTTPRYPAAYPGVVGVGATDNAGTAIASFSNTGTWVEVVAPGVGIFSTSTLTGGYHVYDGTSFASPLVAASAALVLAHRPELGADDLARRISWSAVRIPGSGTRVASGRLDAAGALVDPPAAYRTAASDGAVYALGEASYRGAANSAPLNRPIVGSAVTPSPQVGGAGKGGGYWLVASDGGIFNFGDAGFYGSTGAKQLNKPIVGMAPTPTGRGYWLVASDGGIFTFGDAAFFGSTGSLTLNQPIVGMSAHRDSGYWLVASDGGIFTFGSAPFHGSSAGQLPAPVVGMSPTRAGDGYWIATSAGHVTAYGAALDAGGAEGIVNAPIVAISAAS, via the coding sequence GTGAGCGATCGAGTCCGCTCCGTGCGCAACCACCTCTCCTCAGCTGGCCTCGCCGGACTCCTGCTCGCCGTCTTGCTGGTGGTGGCGCCGAGCGCGGCGAGCGCCGACCCGGTGGCCCACGACGACCCCGCGTTGGCCGGGGCCGCCGGTCGCCTCGTGGTGCGCCTCGACACGCCGGCAGGGCCGGCCGAGCGCGCCGCCGCTGCGGCACGCCTCGGCGGGCGGGCCGCCATGGTCGTGGCCGACGACACCTTCGTCGTCGAGCTCGACGCCGGGACGGTCGGTGCCAAGGTCCGACAGGCCCGCGCCGACCCGGGGGTGGTCTGGGCCGAGCCCGACTCGGTCTACCGCAGCGCCCGGCTGCCCGACGACGAGTGCTTCCCCGGCTGCGACCAGCTCACCCGGGGCCAGACCGAGCTCGGGTCCGTCGGGGCGCCCGATGCCTGGAACACGACCACGGGCTCGAGCAGCGTGGTGGTGGCGGTGCTCGACACGCCCGCCAACGTCGACCACCCCGACCTGAGCGGCAAGGTGGAGCGCGGCCCCGTCTTCACCGACCCCGGCCGCACGTGCTTCAACGCCACCGAGGCGAGCCACGGCACCGCCGTCGCCGGGCTGGTGGGCGCGCGCACCAACAACACCACGGGGATGTCCTCGCTCGGCTGGCGCACGTCGGTGGTGTCGGTGGGGGTCCTCGACAATTGCGGGGAGGGCCGGGCAAGCGAGATCGCCGCCGGGATCCGCTGGTCGGCCGACCACGGTGCCCGGGTCATCAACCTGTCGCTGGTGGGTGGAGCCAACAGTGCCCTCGACGACGCCGTCACCTACGCCCGGGCCTCGGGTGTGCTCGTGGTGGCCGCTGCCGGCAACGAGGGTGGCACGACGCCGCGCTACCCGGCGGCCTACCCCGGTGTGGTGGGGGTCGGCGCCACCGACAACGCCGGCACCGCCATCGCCTCCTTCTCCAACACCGGCACCTGGGTCGAGGTGGTCGCCCCCGGTGTCGGCATCTTCTCCACCTCCACCCTCACCGGCGGCTACCACGTCTACGACGGCACCTCGTTCGCCTCCCCACTCGTGGCCGCCTCGGCCGCCCTCGTGCTGGCGCACCGGCCCGAGCTCGGCGCCGACGACCTGGCACGGCGCATCTCCTGGTCGGCGGTGCGCATCCCCGGCTCGGGGACGCGTGTGGCGTCGGGCCGCCTCGACGCCGCCGGAGCCCTCGTCGACCCGCCCGCGGCCTATCGCACGGCGGCCAGCGACGGCGCCGTCTACGCCCTCGGCGAGGCCTCGTATCGGGGAGCCGCCAACTCGGCGCCGCTGAACCGGCCGATCGTCGGCTCCGCGGTGACGCCCTCGCCCCAGGTCGGCGGCGCCGGCAAGGGCGGCGGCTACTGGCTCGTGGCCAGCGACGGTGGGATCTTCAACTTCGGCGACGCCGGCTTCTACGGGTCGACGGGGGCGAAGCAGCTGAACAAGCCGATCGTGGGGATGGCGCCGACGCCGACCGGCCGGGGGTACTGGCTGGTGGCCAGCGACGGTGGGATCTTCACCTTCGGCGACGCCGCGTTCTTCGGCAGCACCGGGAGCCTCACCCTGAACCAGCCGATCGTGGGGATGTCGGCCCACCGGGACAGCGGCTACTGGCTCGTGGCCAGCGACGGTGGCATCTTCACCTTCGGCAGCGCCCCCTTCCACGGCTCATCGGCGGGGCAGTTGCCGGCCCCGGTCGTGGGGATGTCGCCCACCCGCGCCGGTGACGGCTACTGGATCGCCACCAGCGCCGGTCACGTCACGGCCTACGGCGCTGCCCTCGACGCCGGCGGGGCCGAGGGCATCGTCAACGCCCCCATCGTCGCCATCAGCGCCGCCTCGTAG
- a CDS encoding GDP-mannose 4,6-dehydratase has translation MAAHACRADRPTHRVKALITGAGGFVGGYLTDHLEASGDEVVGSDSEVDITDGEAIRRLITGEAPDVVYHLAAASHVGSSWSAPVEVLRVNAEGTLNVLLACSEAEVDRVLVVGSAEEYGLVAPDQLPLAETAPLRPVSPYGASKVAAEHLALQAHLGRGLGTIMARPFNHLGPGQSDRLVASTLAHQVARNEADGTDVILAGDLSPRRDFTDVRDVVRAYRLLVERGEPGEVYNVCSGEDLPVREVAEQLIGLSGREMRIELDPERLRPVDLPALRGDNSKLRAATGWTPEIPLSKTLTDLLEWWRARVAEGEG, from the coding sequence ATGGCTGCTCATGCCTGCCGTGCCGACCGACCGACCCACCGCGTGAAGGCGCTCATCACCGGTGCCGGGGGGTTCGTCGGGGGCTACCTCACCGATCACCTCGAGGCCAGCGGCGACGAGGTGGTCGGCTCCGACTCCGAGGTCGACATCACCGACGGCGAGGCGATCCGACGGCTGATCACCGGGGAAGCCCCCGATGTCGTGTACCACCTGGCCGCCGCCAGCCACGTTGGCAGCTCGTGGTCGGCACCCGTCGAGGTGCTGCGGGTCAACGCCGAGGGGACGCTCAACGTCCTCCTTGCGTGCAGCGAGGCCGAGGTCGACCGCGTGTTGGTGGTCGGCAGCGCCGAGGAGTACGGCCTGGTCGCGCCCGACCAGCTACCGCTGGCCGAGACGGCACCGCTGCGGCCGGTCAGCCCGTACGGAGCCTCCAAGGTGGCAGCGGAGCACCTCGCCCTCCAGGCCCACCTCGGCCGGGGGCTCGGCACGATCATGGCCCGGCCGTTCAACCACCTCGGCCCCGGTCAGTCGGACCGGCTCGTGGCGTCGACCCTCGCCCACCAGGTCGCCCGCAACGAGGCCGACGGCACCGACGTGATCCTCGCCGGCGACCTCAGCCCCCGGCGCGACTTCACCGACGTCCGCGACGTCGTGCGCGCCTACCGGCTGCTGGTTGAGCGGGGCGAGCCGGGCGAGGTCTACAACGTGTGCTCGGGCGAGGACCTGCCGGTGCGCGAGGTGGCCGAGCAGCTCATCGGCCTGTCGGGCCGAGAGATGCGCATCGAGCTCGATCCCGAGCGCCTCCGTCCGGTCGACCTCCCCGCCCTCCGCGGCGACAACTCCAAGCTCCGGGCGGCCACCGGCTGGACGCCGGAGATCCCCCTCTCGAAGACGCTCACCGATCTCCTCGAGTGGTGGCGGGCGCGCGTGGCCGAGGGCGAGGGGTAG
- the gmd gene encoding GDP-mannose 4,6-dehydratase: MTTKRALITGITGQDGSYLAELLLDKGYEVIGMVRRSSTVNFERIAHLQDKITSVPGDLLDEVSMINILREHRPAEVYNLAAQSFVQTSFGQPVLTGEITGLGVTRILDAVRIVDPGIRFYQASSSEMFGKVQAVPQVESTPFYPRSPYGVAKLYGHWITINYRESYDLHASSGILFNHESPRRGLEFVTRKITNHVAQIKLGMTDELRLGNLEAQRDWGFAGDYVEAMWRMLQQDEPDDFVVATGETHSVREFCEVAFSHVGLDYNDYVVMDERFMRPAEVDLLVGDPTKAREVLGWKLQTSFPDLVRMMVDADLDLLSGKLRGIS; the protein is encoded by the coding sequence ATGACGACGAAGCGCGCGCTCATCACCGGCATCACCGGCCAGGACGGGTCCTACCTCGCCGAGCTGCTGCTCGACAAGGGCTACGAGGTCATCGGCATGGTCCGCCGGTCGAGCACGGTCAACTTCGAGCGCATCGCCCACCTCCAGGACAAGATCACCAGCGTCCCTGGCGACCTCCTCGACGAGGTCTCGATGATCAACATCCTCCGCGAGCACCGCCCGGCCGAGGTCTACAACCTCGCCGCCCAGTCGTTCGTGCAGACCTCGTTCGGCCAGCCGGTGCTCACCGGCGAGATCACCGGCCTCGGCGTCACCCGGATCCTCGACGCGGTGCGAATCGTCGACCCGGGCATCCGCTTCTACCAGGCCAGCTCCAGCGAGATGTTCGGCAAGGTCCAGGCCGTCCCCCAGGTGGAGTCGACCCCGTTCTACCCCCGCTCCCCCTACGGCGTGGCCAAGCTCTACGGGCACTGGATCACCATCAACTACCGGGAGTCCTACGACCTCCACGCCAGCTCCGGGATCTTGTTCAACCATGAAAGCCCCCGGCGCGGGTTGGAGTTCGTGACGCGCAAGATCACCAACCACGTTGCCCAGATCAAGCTCGGGATGACCGACGAGCTGCGCCTCGGGAACCTCGAGGCCCAGCGCGACTGGGGCTTCGCCGGCGACTACGTCGAGGCCATGTGGCGGATGCTCCAGCAGGACGAGCCCGACGACTTCGTGGTCGCCACCGGCGAGACCCATTCGGTGCGCGAGTTCTGCGAGGTGGCGTTCTCCCACGTCGGGCTCGACTACAACGACTACGTCGTCATGGACGAGCGCTTCATGCGCCCCGCCGAGGTCGACCTGCTCGTCGGCGATCCCACCAAGGCCCGCGAGGTGCTCGGTTGGAAGCTCCAGACGTCGTTCCCCGACCTCGTCCGGATGATGGTCGACGCCGACCTCGACCTCCTGTCGGGCAAGCTGCGTGGCATCAGCTGA
- a CDS encoding helix-turn-helix transcriptional regulator: MEEHLGRRIAALRAKRGWTQQLLADRLAVSRVAISHLEAGMSWPGERTVALLAGVFKLEPHELVAGTSYPKAKADRLPLVTARYTQVEQALELLAADLAWLARTGGAFDRQVLLEWDARLLALVGEARDPEERGLVEVARRRVRSLLDAALA, encoded by the coding sequence GTGGAGGAGCACCTCGGCCGGCGCATCGCCGCCCTGCGAGCCAAGCGCGGCTGGACCCAGCAGCTGCTGGCCGACCGGCTGGCCGTCTCGCGCGTCGCCATCTCCCACCTGGAGGCGGGGATGAGCTGGCCCGGAGAGCGCACCGTCGCCCTGCTGGCCGGGGTGTTCAAGCTCGAGCCCCACGAGCTGGTGGCCGGCACCTCCTACCCCAAGGCCAAGGCCGACCGGCTCCCGCTCGTCACCGCCCGCTACACCCAGGTGGAGCAGGCCCTCGAGCTCCTCGCGGCCGATCTGGCGTGGCTGGCGCGCACCGGTGGCGCCTTCGACCGCCAGGTGCTCCTCGAGTGGGATGCCCGGTTGCTCGCCCTCGTCGGCGAGGCCCGCGATCCCGAGGAGCGGGGGCTGGTGGAGGTCGCCCGCCGCCGGGTGCGGTCCCTCCTCGACGCCGCCCTGGCCTGA